The sequence ACCTCTTTTGCCAGGTGACAGATTTCTGTGACCGCCAACCCCGTTGAAACGTGGGGGGTGATTTTGGGTGAGGAAGGATGCTGATTGATAATCCTTGTCAGGCTCTCCAGGGATTCCTTTTCAAGAGTGGCAGGATTCATGAGCACCAGACCTTCAACATAAGCAGGCGTTATGATAGGAAACGGAAGCACATAGAGGGCATGGGCTTGTAAAAAAAGTGAAGAAGAAAGTCTTGTTAAGAAATCGAAAGTTTCCTCCACAGGTTCAGACTCATCAATAGGAAGGAGAACACTTTTGGGAGGCCAGGCGGAGGGAGAACGGACCACCCATACAGGAGAAGGAGAATGACGAAGCACTTTTTCCGCCACACTCCCTAACAACAGATGGGACAACCCAGTTCTGCCATGAGTGCCTATTACCACGAGATCCGGTAAGGTTGATTGGATTTCATTCAGAATAACAGACGTCGCTTTGCCCGGCTTTACCTCTATTTCCAAACTCTTTAACTCTTTCGAGGAATGTGAAAAAATTTGCCGGACGTCTTGATCAATCTGCTCACGAATCTGCTGTAAAATTTCAGCTTGGTACTTTAAAAAGTCATTTTTGCTAACCGTGGAGGGACGGGAAAACACCTGCAATACCCGCAGACTCGAATGAAAATGCTGCCCCAACCTCAAGGCCCATTCCAAGGCGATCTTACTCGGTGGAGAAAAGTCGTACAAGGCAAGGATCTCAGCAAACATACATTCCCTCCTCTTAAAGCACTGATAAAGGCGCACAAGGCCTCACGTACTGCCGCTGGACAGTAAAGAAATTGCTTCAAAAGAAAAATGACTTAAGTCAGTTTTTGGAATGATTAAACGGGTCGTCTCGAAGCTATTGGATTTGCTGCAAACCCTCAAAATCTAGCACCACAATTTCTCTACCATTGACCTCAATCAACTTATCCATCTTCAATTCACTGAGGCATCGAATCACCGTTTCAGCAGCGGTGCCCACCATGCCTGCCAAATCGTCACGGGTGACCATCACTCGGGCTTTTTTCTTCCCTTGTTCTGCAAAACGCCTTGCTAAAAGCGAGAGGGTTTCGGCCACTCGTTTGCGTACCGTATCGTAAGCAAGGCTCAGTAATTGTTTTTCCCGTTCAATAATACGGTT is a genomic window of Deltaproteobacteria bacterium containing:
- a CDS encoding universal stress protein, with translation MFAEILALYDFSPPSKIALEWALRLGQHFHSSLRVLQVFSRPSTVSKNDFLKYQAEILQQIREQIDQDVRQIFSHSSKELKSLEIEVKPGKATSVILNEIQSTLPDLVVIGTHGRTGLSHLLLGSVAEKVLRHSPSPVWVVRSPSAWPPKSVLLPIDESEPVEETFDFLTRLSSSLFLQAHALYVLPFPIITPAYVEGLVLMNPATLEKESLESLTRIINQHPSSPKITPHVSTGLAVTEICHLAKEVRADLILIPTHGRSGLNYLFMGSVAGQVVRYAPCSVLSFCPQQGFAYRKKLLEEMMEEEDLSYQELGVGD